A single genomic interval of Mycobacterium sp. DL592 harbors:
- a CDS encoding DUF937 domain-containing protein gives MAGLEDLLNQIPVADIASKLGADQGEVSQAVQTLVPTLLGSIQHNVVSGDIDSSKLESTIAETASSDLLDGGVNVDQVDTSQGEAIVSRIFGGNDTNQVASALAGTGAGGGDLIKKLLPILTPIIIAYIGKQFAGSQAGGASTQAAASGGGLGDLLGGILGGATGGSGGGNNALGSILGSVLGGQQGGAIGSILGGLLGGKK, from the coding sequence ACATCGCCAGCAAGCTCGGTGCTGACCAGGGCGAGGTGAGCCAGGCTGTCCAGACGCTGGTGCCCACGCTGCTCGGCAGCATCCAGCACAACGTCGTCTCCGGCGACATCGACTCCAGCAAGCTCGAATCGACGATCGCCGAGACCGCTTCCAGCGATCTGCTCGACGGCGGGGTGAACGTCGACCAGGTCGACACCAGCCAGGGCGAGGCGATCGTCTCGCGTATCTTCGGGGGCAACGACACCAACCAGGTGGCCTCGGCGCTCGCCGGAACCGGTGCCGGCGGCGGCGACCTGATCAAGAAGCTGCTGCCGATCCTGACCCCGATCATCATCGCCTACATCGGGAAGCAGTTCGCCGGTAGCCAGGCGGGCGGCGCCAGCACTCAGGCCGCAGCCTCCGGCGGTGGCCTCGGCGATCTGCTCGGCGGCATCCTCGGCGGAGCCACCGGCGGCAGCGGCGGCGGCAACAACGCGCTGGGCAGCATCCTGGGCAGCGTCCTCGGCGGCCAGCAGGGCGGTGCCATCGGCAGCATCCTCGGCGGGCTGCTCGGCGGCAAGAAGTAG
- a CDS encoding valine--tRNA ligase, with the protein MTTTDDSRAEALPKSWEPGAVEQQIYQGWVDAGYFTADATSAKPPYSIVLPPPNVTGSLHMGHALDHTLMDALTRRKRMQGFEVLWLPGMDHAGIATQSVVEKQIAVDGKTKEDFGRELFVQKVWDWKHESGGAIGAQMRRIGDGVDWSRDRFTMDEGLSRAVRTIFKRLYDAGLIYQAERLVNWSPVLETAISDLEVKYEDIEGELVSFRYGSMDDSQPHLVVATTRIETMLGDTAIAVHPDDERYRHLVGTTLPHPFLDRDIVIVADAHVDPEFGTGAVKVTPAHDPNDFEIGLRHNLAMPSIMDTKGRIADTGTQFDGMDRFEARVKVREALAAEGRIVAEKRPYLHSVGHSERSGEPIEPRLSLQWWVKVESMAKAAGDAVRGGDIVIHPKSLEPRWFAWVDDMHDWCISRQLWWGHRIPIWHGPNGETVCVGPDETPPEGWEQDPDVLDTWFSSALWPFSTMGWPDRTPELEKFYPTTVLVTGYDILFFWVARMVMFGTFVSGDDAITTGGTRGPQMPFENVFLHGLIRDEHGRKMSKSRGNGIDPLDWVELFGADALRFTLARGASPGGDLSIGEDHARASRNFATKLFNATRFALMNGAALAPLPAAEDLTDADRWILGRLEQVRAEVDSAFDGYEFSRACESLYHFAWDEFCDWYLELAKVQIAEGVSHTTAVLAAVLDALLKLLHPVMPFVTETLWKALTGQESLVIADWPEPSGLTLDGVAAQRIADVQKLVTEVRRFRSDQGLADRQKVPARLSGVEQAGLGAHVAPVTALAWLTSPAAEFSPTAHIEVRLSGGTVDVELDTSGTVDVAAERRRLEKDLAAAQKELAGTTAKLDNEAFLAKAPDDVVAKIRGRQQLAREEVDRITARLAALA; encoded by the coding sequence GTGACCACCACTGACGACTCTCGTGCCGAGGCCCTGCCCAAGTCGTGGGAGCCGGGCGCGGTAGAGCAGCAGATCTATCAGGGCTGGGTCGATGCCGGCTATTTCACCGCCGATGCCACCAGCGCCAAACCCCCGTACTCCATAGTTCTGCCGCCGCCGAACGTGACCGGCAGCCTGCACATGGGCCACGCGCTGGACCACACCCTCATGGATGCCCTGACCCGGCGCAAGCGCATGCAGGGCTTCGAGGTGCTGTGGTTGCCGGGCATGGACCACGCCGGCATTGCCACCCAGTCGGTGGTGGAAAAGCAGATCGCCGTAGACGGCAAAACCAAAGAGGACTTCGGCCGCGAGCTGTTCGTGCAGAAGGTCTGGGACTGGAAGCACGAGTCCGGCGGGGCGATCGGCGCCCAGATGCGCCGCATCGGTGACGGCGTGGACTGGAGCCGCGACCGCTTCACCATGGACGAGGGTCTCTCCCGGGCGGTGCGCACCATCTTCAAGCGGCTCTACGACGCCGGGCTCATTTATCAGGCCGAGCGATTGGTCAACTGGTCACCGGTACTCGAGACGGCGATCTCGGACCTCGAGGTGAAGTACGAGGACATCGAGGGCGAGCTGGTGTCCTTCCGGTACGGGTCGATGGACGACTCGCAACCACACCTGGTGGTGGCCACCACCCGGATCGAGACGATGCTCGGCGACACCGCGATCGCGGTGCACCCCGACGACGAACGCTATCGGCACCTGGTCGGCACCACGCTGCCGCACCCGTTCCTCGACCGCGACATCGTCATCGTCGCCGACGCGCACGTCGACCCCGAATTCGGTACCGGCGCAGTAAAAGTCACCCCCGCCCACGACCCGAACGACTTCGAGATCGGCCTGCGGCACAACCTGGCGATGCCGTCGATCATGGACACCAAGGGCCGGATCGCCGACACCGGAACCCAGTTCGACGGCATGGACCGCTTCGAGGCGCGCGTCAAGGTGCGCGAGGCGCTCGCCGCCGAGGGACGCATCGTCGCCGAGAAGCGGCCGTATCTGCACAGCGTCGGGCACTCCGAGCGCAGCGGCGAGCCGATCGAGCCGCGGCTGAGCCTGCAGTGGTGGGTGAAAGTGGAGTCGATGGCCAAGGCCGCCGGCGACGCGGTCCGCGGCGGTGACATCGTGATCCACCCCAAGAGCCTGGAGCCGCGCTGGTTCGCCTGGGTCGACGACATGCACGACTGGTGCATTTCGCGTCAGCTCTGGTGGGGCCATCGCATCCCGATCTGGCACGGGCCCAACGGCGAGACGGTGTGCGTCGGTCCCGACGAGACTCCGCCGGAGGGCTGGGAGCAGGACCCCGACGTCCTGGACACCTGGTTCTCCTCGGCGCTGTGGCCGTTCTCCACGATGGGCTGGCCGGACCGCACCCCTGAGCTCGAAAAGTTCTATCCGACAACTGTTCTGGTCACCGGTTACGACATCCTGTTCTTCTGGGTGGCCCGGATGGTGATGTTCGGGACGTTCGTGTCGGGGGACGACGCGATCACCACCGGCGGCACGCGCGGCCCGCAGATGCCGTTCGAGAACGTCTTCCTGCACGGCCTGATCCGCGACGAGCACGGCCGCAAGATGAGCAAGTCCCGCGGCAACGGCATCGACCCGCTGGACTGGGTGGAGCTGTTCGGCGCCGACGCGCTGCGGTTCACCCTGGCCCGCGGCGCCAGCCCCGGCGGTGACCTGTCGATCGGCGAGGACCACGCCCGTGCGTCGCGCAACTTCGCCACGAAGCTGTTCAACGCCACTCGGTTCGCGTTGATGAACGGAGCGGCGCTGGCGCCACTGCCGGCGGCCGAGGATCTGACCGACGCCGACCGCTGGATCCTCGGGCGGCTGGAACAGGTTCGGGCCGAGGTGGATTCAGCCTTTGACGGCTACGAGTTCAGCCGGGCGTGTGAGTCGCTGTATCACTTCGCCTGGGACGAGTTCTGCGACTGGTATCTGGAGCTGGCCAAAGTACAGATCGCCGAGGGAGTTTCGCACACCACCGCGGTGCTGGCCGCGGTCCTCGACGCGTTGCTCAAGCTGCTGCACCCGGTGATGCCGTTCGTCACCGAGACATTGTGGAAGGCGCTGACCGGGCAGGAATCTTTGGTTATCGCCGACTGGCCTGAGCCGTCCGGCCTGACACTGGACGGCGTTGCTGCACAACGCATCGCCGACGTGCAGAAGCTGGTCACCGAGGTGCGCCGGTTCCGCAGCGACCAGGGTCTGGCGGACCGGCAGAAGGTGCCCGCCCGCCTGTCGGGCGTCGAGCAGGCCGGCCTGGGTGCACACGTCGCGCCGGTCACCGCACTGGCCTGGCTGACCAGCCCGGCCGCGGAGTTCAGCCCGACGGCGCACATCGAGGTGCGGTTGTCCGGCGGCACCGTCGACGTCGAACTCGACACCTCCGGGACCGTCGACGTTGCCGCCGAGCGTCGCCGGCTGGAAAAGGACCTGGCCGCCGCGCAGAAGGAATTGGCAGGCACCACAGCCAAACTCGACAATGAGGCGTTCCTGGCCAAGGCGCCCGATGATGTCGTCGCCAAGATTCGCGGGCGCCAGCAACTGGCCCGCGAGGAAGTCGACCGGATCACCGCACGCCTGGCCGCGCTGGCATGA
- a CDS encoding folylpolyglutamate synthase/dihydrofolate synthase family protein translates to MTEPLGRRHPADEPTPDEIAALLQVEHLLDQRWPETKLEPSTARISALMDLLGSPQRSYPCIHVAGTNGKTSVVRMIDALLTALNQRTGRTTSPHLQSAVERIAIDNQPISPARYVEVYREIEPFVQMIDAQSEAGGGPAMSKFEVVTAMAFAAFADAPVDIAVVEVGMGGRWDATNVVDAPVAVITPIGIDHTEYLGDSIAEIAAEKAGIISAPRGELVQTDTVAVIGRQEPAAMEVVLAEAVRADAAVAREDSEFAVLSRQVAIGGQVLELQGLGGRYSDIFLPLHGEHQAHNAAVALAAVEAFFGAGPQRQLDIDAVRAGFAAATSPGRLERMRSAPTVFIDAAHNPAGAAVLAGALSTEFDFRLLVGVLSVMGDKDVTGILAALEPVLDQIIVTHNGSPRALEVEALALRAEEIFGPERVLRAQTLPDAIETATALVEDDAAEADGFSGAGIVITGSVVTAGAARTIFGKDPQ, encoded by the coding sequence ATGACGGAGCCGCTGGGCCGGCGACATCCGGCTGACGAGCCAACACCGGACGAGATCGCCGCACTGCTCCAGGTCGAGCATCTGCTCGACCAACGCTGGCCGGAGACCAAGCTCGAGCCCAGCACCGCCCGTATCTCGGCGCTGATGGATCTGCTGGGCTCACCGCAGCGCAGCTATCCGTGCATCCACGTCGCCGGCACCAACGGCAAGACCTCGGTGGTGCGGATGATCGACGCGCTGCTGACCGCGCTGAACCAGCGCACCGGGCGTACCACCAGCCCGCACCTGCAGTCGGCCGTCGAACGCATCGCCATCGACAACCAGCCGATCAGCCCCGCCCGCTACGTCGAGGTCTACCGCGAGATCGAACCCTTCGTGCAGATGATCGACGCCCAGTCCGAGGCCGGCGGGGGACCGGCGATGAGCAAGTTCGAGGTCGTCACCGCGATGGCGTTCGCCGCCTTCGCCGATGCGCCGGTCGACATCGCCGTCGTCGAGGTCGGGATGGGTGGGCGCTGGGACGCCACCAACGTCGTCGACGCACCCGTGGCGGTTATCACCCCGATCGGCATCGACCACACCGAGTACCTCGGCGACAGCATCGCCGAGATCGCGGCCGAGAAGGCCGGCATCATCAGCGCCCCGCGAGGTGAGCTGGTGCAGACCGACACCGTCGCCGTGATCGGCCGCCAGGAGCCGGCGGCGATGGAGGTGGTGCTGGCCGAAGCGGTCCGCGCGGATGCCGCGGTGGCCCGCGAGGACTCCGAGTTCGCGGTGCTGAGCAGGCAGGTCGCGATCGGCGGCCAGGTGCTCGAACTGCAGGGCCTCGGCGGGCGGTACTCCGATATCTTCCTGCCGCTGCACGGCGAACATCAGGCGCACAACGCGGCGGTGGCCCTGGCAGCGGTCGAGGCGTTCTTCGGGGCCGGCCCGCAGCGGCAGCTCGACATCGACGCCGTGCGGGCGGGTTTCGCCGCCGCGACGAGTCCAGGCCGGCTGGAGCGGATGCGCAGCGCGCCGACGGTGTTCATCGACGCTGCGCACAATCCTGCCGGTGCCGCGGTGCTCGCCGGTGCGTTGAGCACCGAGTTCGACTTCCGTCTGCTCGTCGGTGTGCTCAGCGTGATGGGGGACAAGGACGTCACGGGCATCCTGGCCGCGCTCGAGCCGGTGCTTGACCAGATCATCGTCACCCACAACGGGTCGCCCCGGGCGCTGGAGGTCGAGGCGCTGGCGCTGCGGGCCGAGGAGATCTTCGGGCCCGAACGGGTGCTGCGCGCCCAGACGCTGCCCGACGCGATCGAGACGGCCACCGCCCTCGTCGAGGACGACGCCGCCGAAGCCGACGGGTTCTCCGGCGCCGGAATCGTCATCACCGGCTCGGTGGTGACGGCCGGAGCGGCCCGCACCATCTTCGGGAAGGACCCGCAATGA
- a CDS encoding DUF4233 domain-containing protein gives MTDDTPGPAAPPPDPWKSFRGVMAGTLILEAIVVLLALPVVGSVGGGLTAWSTAFLVGFAVLLILLAGVQGKPWAIWMNLGVQLLLVAGFVVYPAVGFIGLLFVVVWAVIAYLRAEVLRRQRRGLLPGQQTPPD, from the coding sequence ATGACCGACGACACGCCCGGCCCCGCGGCTCCGCCGCCCGACCCTTGGAAGAGTTTCCGCGGCGTCATGGCCGGCACCCTGATCCTCGAAGCGATCGTTGTGCTGCTGGCGCTGCCGGTGGTGGGGTCGGTCGGCGGTGGGCTGACGGCCTGGTCGACGGCGTTCCTGGTGGGTTTCGCAGTGCTGCTGATCCTGCTGGCCGGCGTGCAGGGCAAGCCCTGGGCGATCTGGATGAACCTCGGTGTGCAGCTTCTTCTGGTCGCGGGATTCGTTGTGTACCCGGCGGTCGGATTCATCGGTCTGCTGTTCGTCGTGGTGTGGGCCGTGATCGCCTATCTGCGGGCCGAGGTGCTGCGCAGACAGCGCCGCGGCCTGCTGCCCGGCCAGCAGACGCCGCCGGACTGA
- the ndk gene encoding nucleoside-diphosphate kinase, whose translation MTERTLVLIKPDGVQRQVVGEIISRIERKGLTIAALELKQVSDELARAHYAEHEDKPFFGSLLEFITSGPVVAAILEGPRAVAAFRQLAGGTDPVEKATPGTIRGDFGLETQFNLVHGSDSPDSAEREIALWFPAV comes from the coding sequence ATGACTGAGCGGACTCTTGTGCTGATCAAGCCCGATGGTGTGCAACGACAGGTGGTCGGCGAGATCATCAGCCGGATCGAGCGCAAAGGCCTCACTATCGCGGCCCTTGAGCTCAAGCAGGTCAGCGACGAGCTGGCCCGCGCGCACTACGCCGAACACGAGGACAAGCCGTTCTTCGGCTCGCTGCTCGAGTTCATCACCTCGGGACCCGTGGTGGCGGCGATCCTGGAAGGCCCTCGCGCGGTCGCGGCGTTCCGCCAGCTCGCCGGTGGTACCGACCCCGTCGAGAAGGCCACCCCCGGCACGATCCGCGGTGACTTCGGGCTGGAGACGCAGTTCAATCTGGTGCACGGCTCGGACTCGCCGGACTCTGCGGAGCGCGAGATCGCGCTGTGGTTTCCCGCCGTCTGA